In one Lycorma delicatula isolate Av1 chromosome 5, ASM4794821v1, whole genome shotgun sequence genomic region, the following are encoded:
- the LOC142325012 gene encoding E3 ubiquitin-protein ligase RNF180-like yields the protein MANILLKCRKCRNYLNQDCKDCVVSVHSEPMNKSNIKTSGGTCSQILSDVFFIKDNSMPKWVIDSVNEAGWLKGKLSCPHCTARLGSFDFVSGTKCACNNFVLPPVHFVKSKIDYNII from the exons ATGGcaaatattctgttaaaatgtCGAAAATGtcgaaattatttaaatcaagacTGCAAAGACTGTGTAGTATCTGTTCATAGTGAACCTATgaataaaagtaacattaaaactAGTGGAGGGACATGTTCCCAAATATTgtctgatgtattttttattaaagataattctaTGCCCAAATGGGTTATTGATTCAGTAAACGAA GCAGGATGGCTAAAAGGAAAGTTATCATGTCCACATTGTACTGCTAGACTAGGATCTTTTGACTTTGTTTCTGGAACAAAATGTgcttgtaataattttgtattaccaCCAGTTCATTTTGTTAAgagtaaaatagattataatataatttag